In Alkalihalobacillus sp. TS-13, the following are encoded in one genomic region:
- a CDS encoding DUF1128 domain-containing protein, which yields MNLNNKNEENLAYMIEQMQKQMQVVNTGVMRPEDFDVEQYDELKDLYEYVMKKNHFSVNETEGIIQELSELRKK from the coding sequence GTGAATCTCAATAACAAAAACGAAGAAAATCTAGCGTATATGATCGAGCAGATGCAAAAACAAATGCAAGTCGTGAATACAGGAGTCATGCGTCCGGAAGACTTTGATGTGGAACAATACGATGAATTGAAGGACCTCTATGAATATGTGATGAAGAAAAATCATTTCAGTGTCAATGAAACCGAAGGAATCATTCAAGAACTTAGCGAACTTCGTAAAAAGTGA
- the smc gene encoding chromosome segregation protein SMC, which produces MFLKRLDVVGFKSFAERIGIEFVPGVTAVVGPNGSGKSNISDAVRWVLGEQSAKSLRGAKMEDIIFAGSDTRKPLNVAEVTLTLDNEDQHIPIEYNEISITRRVYRSGDSEYLINRQQCRLKDIVDLFMDSGLGREAYSIIGQGKVEEILSSKPEDRRRIFEEAAGVLKYKTRKLKAEQKLRETEENLNRVEDILHELEGQVEPLKIQASIARDYLDKKSELEVIESALLVHEIEDLHTKWETKSKEIEQLRVEEVKLHGQVQNKEQEIGIIRDELTALDESIDELQDVLLNVSEELEKHEGKREVMRERKKNYHQNKEQLTQKISQQKEKKKSLEGTLQIERNQLHEHQSKLKKLQSELKVQEEQLELVDKNIEEELEQLKSEYFDCLNEQTSTKNEIRYLSDQLDQQTSKSSRLDDRHKQYIEERDRITHRKSELDGKLEGVQAELERQMDAFMELKTAIEKNEKTLNDKESKLYKAYQFIQQFRSKKEMLEEMQEDYSGFFHGVREILKERGKRLPGIEGAVAELITVSKNEEMAIETALGAATQNVVVHTEEDARKAIGFLKQKRLGRATFLPMSVMRSRKLSGQEEGKVSDHPSYIGIASNLVSYEEMYRKVIENLLGNVVIAKNLEGANALAKLLNHRYRIVTLEGDIVNPGGSMSGGSLKQKNTSLLSRQRELDSISEKLASMETQTDQLEKDVKQEKKNLLNQKEKLENLRETGENKRLEEQQLKGELREIELEAKNINEHLSLYDREKGTYDSEKETIEQRVASLQESLKASETRAVELEQEVERLSSQKKNQQTTKDDLKEEITSLKVKLAQSEEQFSNSNRTVQRLQNELDETVKIMSEAEEEFWLLEEAVNTSTTDEEALDEKIIQHRKDKDSTVQLIGDRRKERSQRQEKAEEQELQLKEFKRLHQQISDGIHQEELRLNRLDVELENRLNHLSEEYQLSYERAKEKYSLEMTPDEARTKVKLIKRAIDELGTVNLGAIDEYERVSERYNFLIEQRDDLNEAKSTLYGIITEMDEEMTKRFKESFFDIREHFREIFRELFGGGRADLELTEPDDLLNTGVNILAQPPGKKLQHLALLSGGERALTAIALLFGILKVRPVPFCILDEVEAALDEANVSRFAKFLRAFSEQTQFIVVTHRKGTMEEADVLYGVTMQESGVSNLVSVKLEETKELVTT; this is translated from the coding sequence ATGTTCCTCAAAAGATTAGATGTCGTCGGATTCAAATCCTTTGCTGAACGGATTGGTATTGAGTTTGTACCAGGCGTTACAGCAGTGGTTGGTCCGAATGGAAGTGGGAAAAGCAACATTTCAGATGCGGTCCGTTGGGTTTTAGGTGAACAGTCTGCAAAATCCTTACGGGGGGCAAAAATGGAAGATATCATTTTTGCGGGAAGTGATACACGTAAACCGTTGAATGTTGCTGAAGTGACATTGACTTTAGATAACGAAGATCAGCATATACCGATTGAATATAATGAAATCAGCATTACAAGGAGAGTCTATCGTTCTGGTGACAGTGAATATTTGATCAATAGGCAGCAGTGTCGATTGAAGGATATTGTCGACTTGTTCATGGACTCCGGTCTTGGCAGAGAGGCCTATTCGATCATTGGACAAGGTAAGGTTGAAGAAATTCTCAGCAGTAAACCTGAAGATCGCCGGAGAATCTTTGAAGAAGCAGCTGGTGTCTTGAAATATAAGACGCGTAAATTAAAAGCAGAACAGAAACTCCGTGAAACCGAAGAGAATCTGAATCGTGTAGAAGATATCCTCCACGAACTGGAGGGGCAGGTCGAACCATTGAAGATCCAGGCTTCGATTGCTCGTGATTACTTGGACAAGAAAAGCGAGCTTGAGGTGATTGAATCTGCATTATTGGTCCACGAAATAGAGGACTTACATACTAAATGGGAAACGAAATCCAAAGAAATCGAACAATTGAGAGTTGAAGAGGTCAAACTGCATGGACAGGTTCAAAATAAAGAGCAGGAGATCGGCATCATAAGGGATGAATTGACTGCTTTGGATGAATCGATCGATGAGCTCCAAGACGTCCTCTTGAATGTGAGTGAAGAACTCGAAAAGCACGAAGGTAAACGTGAAGTGATGCGTGAGCGAAAGAAAAATTACCATCAGAACAAAGAGCAGCTAACTCAGAAAATCTCGCAACAAAAGGAAAAGAAAAAATCTCTCGAAGGAACGTTGCAAATTGAACGAAATCAATTGCATGAACACCAAAGTAAGCTGAAGAAACTTCAAAGCGAGCTTAAAGTTCAAGAGGAACAACTTGAGCTAGTTGATAAGAACATCGAAGAAGAACTCGAGCAGCTGAAAAGTGAATATTTCGATTGTCTTAATGAGCAGACATCGACTAAGAATGAAATCCGATACTTGAGCGATCAGCTGGATCAGCAGACTTCTAAATCTTCTAGACTCGATGATCGTCATAAACAATACATCGAAGAGCGTGATCGGATAACGCACCGGAAATCAGAATTGGATGGAAAACTTGAAGGTGTCCAGGCGGAGCTTGAAAGGCAAATGGATGCCTTCATGGAGCTGAAAACAGCAATCGAAAAAAATGAAAAGACGCTGAATGATAAAGAATCGAAGTTATATAAAGCGTATCAATTCATCCAACAATTCCGTTCAAAAAAAGAAATGCTTGAAGAAATGCAAGAAGATTACAGCGGATTTTTTCATGGTGTCCGTGAGATATTGAAAGAACGAGGTAAGAGGCTGCCGGGCATTGAAGGTGCTGTAGCCGAACTAATCACTGTTTCCAAAAATGAAGAAATGGCGATTGAAACAGCACTCGGAGCTGCCACACAGAATGTTGTCGTCCATACAGAGGAAGATGCTCGGAAAGCGATTGGGTTTTTGAAACAAAAACGTCTTGGACGAGCTACATTTTTACCGATGTCTGTTATGAGGAGCCGGAAGCTATCAGGTCAGGAAGAGGGGAAAGTTTCCGATCATCCTTCTTATATCGGGATTGCTTCCAATCTTGTCAGTTATGAGGAAATGTATCGTAAAGTCATTGAAAACCTCTTAGGCAATGTTGTGATTGCCAAAAACCTGGAGGGTGCCAATGCATTAGCGAAACTCCTCAATCACCGTTACCGGATCGTGACATTAGAAGGGGACATCGTCAATCCAGGTGGATCGATGTCAGGAGGTAGTCTGAAACAAAAGAATACGTCCTTATTATCCAGGCAGCGCGAACTGGATTCCATTTCAGAAAAGCTTGCCTCTATGGAAACGCAGACCGATCAGCTTGAAAAAGATGTCAAGCAAGAGAAGAAAAACTTGCTCAACCAGAAAGAAAAGCTCGAAAACTTGCGTGAAACCGGAGAAAACAAACGACTCGAAGAACAGCAGTTGAAAGGCGAACTTAGAGAAATTGAACTTGAAGCTAAGAACATCAATGAACATTTATCGTTATACGACCGTGAAAAAGGAACGTATGACTCCGAAAAGGAAACGATAGAGCAAAGGGTGGCTAGTCTGCAAGAGTCCTTGAAAGCGTCTGAGACGAGGGCTGTAGAGCTCGAACAAGAAGTAGAAAGATTATCGAGTCAAAAGAAAAACCAACAGACAACGAAGGATGATTTGAAAGAAGAAATTACTTCGTTGAAGGTAAAACTTGCACAATCGGAAGAACAATTTTCAAACTCGAACAGAACGGTCCAACGTTTACAAAATGAACTCGATGAAACAGTGAAGATCATGAGTGAGGCGGAAGAAGAATTCTGGCTGCTTGAAGAAGCAGTTAATACGAGTACTACAGATGAAGAGGCGTTAGATGAGAAGATCATCCAGCATCGGAAGGATAAAGATTCTACAGTCCAACTAATTGGCGATCGTCGGAAAGAGCGCAGCCAACGTCAAGAAAAAGCAGAAGAGCAGGAATTGCAGCTTAAAGAATTCAAGCGACTTCACCAGCAGATTTCCGATGGGATCCATCAAGAAGAACTGCGGCTAAATCGTTTAGATGTGGAGCTAGAGAACCGTTTGAACCATCTAAGCGAGGAATACCAGCTTTCCTATGAACGAGCTAAGGAAAAATACAGCTTGGAAATGACTCCAGACGAGGCGCGGACGAAAGTAAAGCTCATCAAGCGCGCCATCGATGAACTCGGGACAGTCAACCTTGGAGCGATCGATGAGTACGAACGGGTTTCAGAACGCTATAATTTCTTGATCGAACAGCGTGATGACTTGAATGAAGCAAAATCTACCCTTTATGGAATCATAACAGAAATGGATGAAGAGATGACGAAGAGGTTCAAAGAATCATTCTTCGATATCCGTGAACATTTCCGTGAAATTTTCCGTGAGTTGTTCGGTGGCGGAAGAGCGGACCTTGAATTGACAGAACCGGATGATCTATTGAATACAGGGGTCAATATCCTTGCACAGCCTCCAGGTAAAAAGCTTCAACATCTCGCATTGTTATCTGGCGGTGAACGAGCATTGACAGCCATTGCTTTATTATTCGGAATTCTGAAAGTAAGGCCGGTGCCATTTTGTATCCTCGATGAGGTTGAAGCCGCACTCGACGAAGCTAATGTAAGCCGTTTTGCAAAGTTTCTACGTGCATTCAGCGAACAGACTCAATTTATCGTCGTAACCCACCGGAAAGGTACGATGGAAGAAGCGGATGTCCTTTATGGAGTAACGATGCAGGAATCCGGCGTTTCGAATCTTGTATCAGTCAAATTGGAAGAAACAAAAGAACTTGTGACGACATAG
- the ftsY gene encoding signal recognition particle-docking protein FtsY, protein MSFFKRLKDKLSTQSDTVTEKFKDGLEKTRTSFSTRVNDLVKNYRKVDEEFFEELEEILIEADVGVATVMDLIDELKDVARTRNIKETEELQVVISEKLAELLDKGEESTKLNIKENELTVILFVGVNGVGKTTSIGKLAHKLKEEGKSVLMAAGDTFRAGAIDQLQIWGDRVGVDVIKHSEGADPAAVVFDAVKSAKSRGVEVLLCDTAGRLQNKVNLMNELEKIKRVIGRELPGAPHEVLLVVDATTGQNAMNQAKTFSQATDVSGIVLTKLDGTAKGGIVLAIRHELEIPVKLVGLGEKVEDLYEFDADQFVYGLFSNILPDMTEDESADRD, encoded by the coding sequence ATGAGTTTTTTTAAACGTTTAAAAGATAAGCTGAGCACACAAAGTGATACGGTTACTGAAAAGTTCAAGGATGGTTTGGAGAAAACGAGGACGTCCTTTTCAACCCGTGTCAACGATCTTGTGAAGAATTATCGTAAAGTAGATGAAGAGTTTTTTGAGGAATTGGAAGAGATCCTTATTGAAGCGGATGTCGGTGTAGCGACCGTCATGGATCTGATCGACGAATTGAAAGATGTTGCCAGGACTCGGAACATTAAAGAGACCGAAGAACTTCAGGTCGTCATCTCAGAAAAGCTGGCTGAACTGCTTGATAAAGGAGAAGAGAGTACGAAGCTGAACATCAAAGAGAATGAGCTGACTGTCATCTTATTCGTCGGAGTCAATGGCGTAGGGAAGACGACTTCGATCGGAAAACTTGCTCACAAATTAAAAGAAGAGGGTAAATCTGTACTGATGGCAGCCGGGGACACGTTCCGTGCTGGAGCGATCGATCAGCTCCAGATATGGGGCGACCGTGTCGGAGTCGATGTCATTAAGCATAGTGAAGGTGCTGATCCTGCAGCAGTTGTCTTCGATGCAGTGAAATCCGCGAAATCACGTGGTGTGGAAGTTCTTTTATGCGACACCGCTGGACGACTTCAGAACAAGGTCAATCTGATGAATGAACTTGAAAAGATCAAGCGTGTCATCGGTAGAGAGCTGCCTGGCGCACCGCACGAGGTCTTGCTCGTGGTCGATGCTACAACCGGCCAGAACGCAATGAATCAAGCGAAGACGTTCAGTCAAGCAACAGATGTCAGCGGAATCGTGTTGACGAAGCTTGATGGAACCGCGAAGGGCGGTATCGTACTCGCAATCCGCCATGAACTTGAAATCCCGGTCAAGCTTGTGGGCCTAGGAGAAAAAGTAGAAGACCTTTATGAATTCGACGCTGATCAATTCGTCTACGGACTGTTTTCCAACATACTTCCAGATATGACAGAAGACGAATCAGCAGATCGAGATTGA
- a CDS encoding putative DNA-binding protein yields the protein MLEKTMRINLLFDFYHALLTPKQRNYMALYYLDDLSLGEIAEQYEVSRQAVYDNIKRTESMLEEYEEKLELLGKYQTRQQLLSELRQQVTDQKDQKELLDTIDRVEKLD from the coding sequence GTGCTTGAGAAAACGATGCGAATCAATTTACTGTTTGATTTTTACCATGCTCTTTTAACTCCGAAACAGCGGAATTATATGGCCCTTTATTATCTCGATGATCTTTCCCTTGGAGAGATTGCAGAGCAATATGAAGTGAGCCGCCAAGCAGTTTATGACAATATCAAACGAACAGAATCAATGCTCGAAGAATACGAAGAAAAGCTTGAACTTCTCGGAAAGTATCAGACCAGACAGCAACTATTGAGTGAATTACGTCAACAAGTTACTGATCAAAAGGATCAGAAAGAGTTGCTCGATACGATCGATCGTGTCGAGAAATTGGATTAG
- the ffh gene encoding signal recognition particle protein has product MAFEGLADRLQQTLQKVRGKGKVTEADVKVMMREVRLALLEADVNFKVVKHFVAKVKERAIGQEVLESLTPGQQVVKVVNEELTALMGGEQSKLAVANKPPTVVMMVGLQGAGKTTTTGKLANHLRKNNNRKPLLVAADVYRPAAINQLQTLGKQLSMPVFDLGTDASPVEIAKQGIAKAKEEHHDYVIIDTAGRLHIDEGLMDELSQIKELAKPDEILLVVDAMTGQDAVNVAESFNDQLGLTGVVLTKLDGDTRGGAALSIRSVTETPIKFVGMGEKLDALEPFHPERMASRILGMGDVLSLIEKAQTNVDEKKAKELEEKMRTMNFTFDDFLEQLTQVRSMGPLDELLGMLPGSGQMKQLKNVKVDEKQLNHVEAIIQSMTKGEKQQPATINASRKKRIAKGSGRSVQEVNRLLKQFEDMKKMMKQMSNMQKGKKKGGMGNMKFPFM; this is encoded by the coding sequence ATGGCATTTGAAGGTTTAGCCGACCGACTTCAACAAACACTTCAGAAGGTTCGCGGAAAAGGTAAAGTTACCGAAGCGGACGTTAAAGTCATGATGCGAGAGGTTCGACTGGCGTTATTAGAGGCTGACGTAAACTTCAAGGTTGTTAAGCATTTCGTTGCGAAGGTCAAAGAAAGAGCGATCGGACAAGAAGTCCTTGAAAGTCTTACACCTGGTCAACAAGTCGTCAAAGTAGTCAATGAAGAATTGACAGCGCTGATGGGTGGAGAGCAAAGCAAGCTTGCGGTTGCCAACAAACCACCAACAGTTGTGATGATGGTGGGACTTCAAGGTGCAGGTAAGACGACGACAACCGGTAAACTGGCTAATCATCTCAGGAAGAATAATAACCGGAAACCGTTGCTTGTCGCAGCCGACGTTTACAGACCGGCAGCGATCAATCAATTGCAGACGTTAGGGAAACAACTCAGTATGCCTGTATTCGATCTCGGTACAGATGCGAGTCCCGTTGAAATTGCGAAGCAAGGGATTGCAAAAGCGAAAGAAGAGCATCACGATTATGTGATCATCGATACAGCAGGTCGACTGCATATAGATGAAGGATTGATGGATGAGCTTTCTCAAATCAAAGAGCTTGCAAAGCCGGATGAAATCCTGTTAGTTGTAGATGCGATGACTGGTCAAGATGCAGTCAACGTCGCTGAGAGCTTCAACGACCAGCTAGGTCTCACAGGTGTTGTCCTTACAAAACTAGATGGTGATACACGTGGTGGGGCAGCTTTATCAATCAGATCTGTAACCGAGACGCCGATCAAGTTCGTCGGTATGGGCGAAAAGCTGGATGCTCTTGAGCCTTTCCATCCTGAACGTATGGCTTCAAGGATTTTAGGTATGGGAGATGTTCTTTCTCTCATTGAAAAAGCCCAAACGAATGTGGATGAAAAGAAGGCGAAAGAGCTTGAAGAAAAAATGCGGACGATGAACTTTACGTTCGATGATTTTCTTGAACAGCTTACCCAGGTACGAAGCATGGGTCCACTTGATGAACTACTTGGCATGTTACCGGGTTCCGGACAGATGAAGCAATTGAAGAACGTCAAAGTTGACGAAAAACAGCTCAATCATGTTGAAGCAATCATCCAGTCGATGACGAAGGGTGAAAAGCAACAGCCCGCTACAATCAACGCAAGTCGAAAGAAACGTATCGCAAAAGGAAGCGGTCGTTCCGTTCAAGAGGTAAACAGGCTCTTGAAACAGTTCGAGGACATGAAGAAAATGATGAAACAAATGTCCAATATGCAAAAAGGTAAGAAAAAAGGTGGAATGGGCAACATGAAATTCCCATTCATGTAA
- the rpsP gene encoding 30S ribosomal protein S16 has protein sequence MAVKIRLKRMGAKKSPFYRLVVADSRSPRDGRFIEEIGYYNPIAQPVDVKIDEEKALDWMLKGAKPSDTVRNLFSDAGLMEKLHNAKNQK, from the coding sequence ATGGCAGTAAAAATTCGTTTAAAGCGTATGGGAGCAAAAAAATCTCCATTTTATCGTTTGGTCGTAGCAGATTCTCGTTCACCTCGTGATGGACGTTTCATCGAAGAGATCGGATACTACAACCCAATTGCACAACCAGTTGATGTGAAAATCGACGAAGAGAAAGCTCTTGACTGGATGTTGAAAGGTGCAAAGCCTTCTGACACAGTACGCAACCTTTTCTCTGACGCTGGTCTTATGGAAAAGCTACACAATGCTAAAAACCAAAAATAA
- a CDS encoding KH domain-containing protein encodes MEELIETIVKALVDHPEDVRIEEVESSSTVTYQLTVHSEDMGKVIGKQGRIAKAIRTVINAAGTNERKKINLEIV; translated from the coding sequence ATGGAAGAGTTAATCGAAACGATTGTTAAGGCTCTTGTCGATCACCCAGAAGATGTACGCATAGAAGAGGTTGAATCGAGTAGCACTGTCACTTATCAACTTACTGTTCATAGTGAGGACATGGGTAAAGTGATTGGAAAGCAAGGACGGATCGCCAAGGCGATTCGAACCGTGATCAATGCTGCTGGTACCAATGAGCGTAAAAAGATAAATTTAGAGATTGTGTAA
- the rimM gene encoding ribosome maturation factor RimM (Essential for efficient processing of 16S rRNA), producing the protein MSEWFNVGKIVNTHGIRGEVRVITRSDFADERYEEGSKLYLFQPGKNEPMPLVVRSHRKHKQFDLVSFEGYPSINEVQPLRDGILKVHKEQLKDLPEGEFYYYEIIGCEVKTIDGKHLGKVKDILSPGANDVWVVYSDETKKEVLIPYIDPVVKVVDVVKKQILIEPMEGLLE; encoded by the coding sequence ATGAGCGAATGGTTTAATGTAGGGAAAATCGTCAATACACATGGAATCAGGGGTGAGGTAAGAGTCATCACCCGTTCGGATTTTGCTGATGAGCGATATGAGGAGGGTTCGAAACTTTATCTATTTCAACCTGGGAAAAATGAGCCTATGCCCTTAGTAGTCCGCTCCCATCGTAAGCATAAACAATTCGACCTTGTCTCTTTTGAAGGCTACCCGTCCATTAATGAAGTCCAACCATTGCGAGATGGTATATTGAAGGTCCATAAAGAACAACTTAAGGATCTGCCTGAAGGTGAATTCTATTATTATGAAATCATCGGATGCGAGGTTAAGACAATAGATGGCAAACACCTCGGTAAAGTGAAAGACATACTATCCCCTGGTGCAAATGATGTCTGGGTCGTCTATTCAGATGAAACGAAGAAAGAAGTCTTGATTCCATATATAGATCCAGTTGTAAAAGTAGTGGATGTTGTCAAAAAACAAATTTTGATTGAACCGATGGAAGGGCTATTAGAATGA
- the trmD gene encoding tRNA (guanosine(37)-N1)-methyltransferase TrmD: protein MKIDILTLFPEMFDGVLNSSILKKAQEKEAVTYSVIDFREYTTNKHRKVDDYPYGGGAGMVLTPQPLFDAVEQLKSDQETPPRVILMCPQGERLTQQKAEELSKEDHLIFICGHYEGYDERIREHLVTDEISIGDYVLTGGELAAMVVIDSVSRLLPEVLGNEESSKLDSYSSGILEHPHYTRPADFRGMKVPEVLLSGDHAKIQKWRDKESLKRTFLRRPDLIDLAVLSDEDRIYLEKVKKDRDS, encoded by the coding sequence ATGAAAATTGATATTTTGACCCTTTTTCCCGAAATGTTTGATGGCGTCTTGAATAGTTCCATTTTAAAAAAAGCTCAAGAAAAAGAAGCAGTTACCTATTCTGTTATCGATTTTAGGGAGTACACGACGAACAAACATCGAAAAGTCGACGATTACCCATATGGCGGCGGTGCAGGAATGGTATTGACTCCACAGCCCTTGTTTGATGCAGTGGAACAGCTTAAAAGTGATCAGGAAACTCCCCCTAGAGTCATTCTGATGTGTCCGCAGGGAGAACGTTTGACGCAACAAAAGGCGGAAGAACTATCAAAAGAAGACCATTTAATTTTCATCTGCGGTCATTATGAAGGCTATGATGAGCGTATCAGGGAGCATCTTGTCACTGATGAAATTTCGATTGGCGATTATGTTCTTACCGGGGGAGAACTTGCTGCGATGGTAGTGATCGATAGTGTTTCAAGACTTTTACCCGAAGTACTTGGCAATGAAGAGTCTTCTAAGCTGGATTCATACTCTTCCGGAATCCTTGAACATCCCCATTACACTCGTCCGGCAGACTTCCGGGGAATGAAAGTACCTGAAGTTCTTCTTTCTGGAGACCACGCAAAAATCCAAAAGTGGCGGGACAAAGAATCGTTGAAAAGGACGTTCTTAAGGCGTCCTGATTTGATCGATTTGGCAGTGCTAAGTGATGAAGACCGAATCTACCTGGAAAAGGTAAAAAAAGATAGAGATTCATAA
- the rplS gene encoding 50S ribosomal protein L19, whose amino-acid sequence MQQLLNDITKEQLKTDLPEFRAGDTVRIDVKVVEGTRERIQVFEGVVIKRRGSGISETFTVRKISYGVGVERAFPVHSPKIAKIEVVRHGKVRRAKLYYLRALRGKAARIKEIRR is encoded by the coding sequence ATGCAACAACTACTTAATGATATTACAAAAGAGCAGTTGAAAACAGATTTGCCAGAATTCCGTGCAGGAGATACTGTCCGTATCGACGTTAAAGTTGTCGAAGGAACACGTGAACGTATCCAGGTATTCGAAGGTGTTGTAATTAAACGCCGTGGATCTGGAATCAGCGAAACATTTACTGTTCGTAAAATTTCTTACGGCGTTGGAGTTGAGCGTGCTTTCCCAGTACACTCACCAAAAATCGCTAAGATCGAAGTTGTACGCCACGGTAAAGTTCGTCGTGCTAAACTATACTATCTACGTGCACTACGTGGAAAAGCAGCACGTATCAAAGAAATTCGCAGATAA
- the lepB gene encoding signal peptidase I, producing the protein MAKRKNESWEWLKALVIALVIAAGIRYFLFAPIVVDGESMMPTLHNGDRMIVNKFSYEVGKPDRFDIVVFHAPEGKDYIKRIIGLPGDKIEYKDDTLYVNGIAVPEPYLNEYKQGLSGGNLTYNFDLSDEIGTQTVPKGHVFVLGDNRQHSKDSRNIGAIPMDQIIGKANVIFWPVAHFEVLK; encoded by the coding sequence ATGGCAAAGCGCAAAAATGAATCATGGGAATGGCTGAAGGCACTTGTTATTGCATTAGTGATTGCAGCAGGGATCCGTTACTTCTTATTTGCACCAATTGTTGTAGATGGGGAGTCAATGATGCCGACACTTCATAATGGAGATCGAATGATCGTCAATAAATTCAGTTACGAGGTAGGGAAACCTGACCGGTTCGATATCGTTGTGTTCCATGCTCCTGAAGGGAAAGACTATATAAAAAGGATTATCGGTCTCCCAGGGGATAAAATCGAGTATAAAGATGACACACTATACGTGAATGGCATAGCAGTTCCAGAACCATACTTGAATGAATATAAACAAGGGCTTTCAGGAGGCAATCTGACCTATAATTTCGATTTAAGTGATGAAATCGGCACCCAAACTGTTCCGAAAGGACATGTATTTGTACTAGGAGATAACAGACAGCATAGTAAAGACAGCCGGAACATAGGCGCAATTCCGATGGATCAAATCATTGGGAAAGCGAATGTGATTTTTTGGCCGGTTGCACATTTTGAAGTACTAAAGTAG
- the ylqF gene encoding ribosome biogenesis GTPase YlqF: MQIQWFPGHMAKARREITEKLKMIDVVFELVDARIPLSSRNPMIDEIIENKPKLVLLNKTDMADRAITKEWEDYFSARNLRTVTVNSKTGQGLEKISEIARELVKDKLDKMIEKGVKPRAVRALILGIPNVGKSTLINRLANKKIAKTGDRPGITQRQQWIKVGKELELLDTPGILWPKFEDQITGYRLAVTGAIKDDILDFGDIAFFAVQYLKDAYPEKLIDRYKLTDTSAPPLEVFEEIGKKRGCLIKGGEVDYEKAAEIILRDIRSEKLGPISFERPADYE, encoded by the coding sequence ATGCAAATCCAATGGTTCCCTGGTCATATGGCCAAAGCAAGACGCGAAATTACAGAAAAGCTGAAGATGATCGATGTCGTGTTCGAACTTGTTGATGCACGAATCCCTTTGTCTTCGCGGAATCCCATGATAGATGAGATTATTGAAAATAAACCTAAGCTGGTTCTACTGAACAAGACCGATATGGCGGATCGTGCGATAACCAAAGAATGGGAAGATTATTTTTCAGCACGTAATTTGAGGACTGTCACAGTGAATTCAAAGACAGGACAGGGTCTAGAAAAGATTTCGGAAATTGCTAGAGAGCTTGTAAAGGACAAGCTAGATAAGATGATTGAAAAGGGCGTGAAGCCTCGGGCAGTCCGAGCTTTGATACTTGGAATACCGAATGTCGGCAAATCGACGCTCATCAACCGACTCGCGAACAAGAAGATTGCGAAAACAGGTGATCGTCCTGGAATAACACAAAGGCAGCAATGGATCAAAGTTGGAAAAGAACTTGAGTTGCTTGATACACCAGGAATATTATGGCCGAAATTCGAAGACCAGATTACTGGTTATCGACTTGCAGTAACTGGTGCGATCAAGGACGACATCCTCGATTTTGGAGACATCGCCTTTTTCGCAGTTCAATATTTGAAGGATGCCTATCCTGAAAAACTGATTGACCGTTACAAGTTGACCGATACATCTGCTCCTCCGCTTGAAGTCTTTGAAGAGATTGGAAAGAAGAGGGGTTGCCTCATCAAAGGTGGAGAGGTAGATTATGAAAAGGCTGCTGAAATCATCTTAAGAGATATCCGTTCTGAAAAGCTTGGACCGATTTCTTTTGAAAGACCAGCAGACTACGAATAA